A genomic region of Friedmanniella luteola contains the following coding sequences:
- the aceE gene encoding pyruvate dehydrogenase (acetyl-transferring), homodimeric type yields the protein MAKPGTRPAITAEGLLSQIPDIDPDETADWLESLDGLLDEKGKNRARYIMLKLLERARAAQVGLPALRSSDYVNTIPAEAEPWFPGDEHIERRLRAYIRWNAAIMVSKANRKGLEVGGHIATYQSAASLYEVGFNHFFRGKDAPGGGDQVFIQGHASPGVYARAFLEGRLSSEDLDGFRQEVSRGAGQGLSSYPHPRLMPKFWEFPTVSMGLTGINSIYQARFNRYLHNRSIKDTAEQRVWAFLGDGEMGEPESLGAIRVASREGLDNLTWVVNCNLQQLDGPVVGNGKIVQELESYFLGAGWNVIKVLWGRDWDPLLAADRDGVLVNKMNTTPDGQFQTYLVEDGAYIRGNFFDDPRLQKMVSGMSDEQIKLLSRGGHDYRKVYAAFKAAQDHVGQPTVILAQTVKGWTIDALEGKNATHQMKKLTTKDLKAFRDRLYLDIPDSQLEDPYNPPYFHPGADSDEITYLQDRRRALGGYVPERRAKPLSLKLPGNEVYAPLMESAGEKAKVATTQAFVRLLRDLMRDKEIGHRIVPIAPDEFRTFGMDSMFPTAKIYNPHGQTYESVDRKLLLSWKESTSGQLLHEGISEAGAMGSTIAAGSAHTTHGEPMIPFYIFYSMFGFQRTGDSIWAMADQMARGFLLGATAGRTTLTGEGLQHADGHSPLLASTNPAVVHYDPAFAYEVGHIVQDGLRRMYGHEDDAHPEGENLIYYITVYNEPVPQPGAPADLDVEGLLKGIYKHADATLEGDHPRAQLLASGVAMPAAVKAQQMLADEWGVAADIWSVTSWNELRRDGLESEEWNLNHPDEERRYPYVTRTLHGAAGPVVAVSDYMRAVQDQIRPWVHQPWCSLGTDGFGFADTRAAARRFFQVDAESIVVATLETLAREGQYDPAAAKKAYDAYSLGDPTAVAHVAQEGAGA from the coding sequence ATGGCCAAGCCCGGAACTCGTCCGGCCATCACCGCCGAAGGTCTGCTCAGCCAGATCCCCGACATCGACCCGGACGAGACGGCCGACTGGTTGGAGTCGCTGGACGGCCTGCTGGACGAGAAGGGCAAGAACCGGGCCCGCTACATCATGCTCAAGCTCCTCGAGCGCGCCCGCGCCGCCCAGGTGGGCCTGCCGGCCCTGCGCAGCAGCGACTACGTCAACACCATCCCGGCCGAGGCGGAGCCCTGGTTCCCCGGCGACGAGCACATCGAGCGCCGGCTGCGGGCCTACATCCGCTGGAACGCCGCGATCATGGTCAGCAAGGCCAACCGCAAGGGCCTCGAGGTCGGCGGCCACATCGCCACCTACCAGAGCGCCGCCAGCCTCTACGAGGTCGGCTTCAACCACTTCTTCCGCGGCAAGGACGCGCCGGGCGGTGGCGACCAGGTCTTCATCCAGGGCCACGCCTCGCCCGGCGTCTACGCCCGGGCCTTCCTCGAGGGCCGGCTGAGCAGCGAGGACCTCGACGGCTTCCGCCAGGAGGTCTCCCGCGGTGCCGGCCAGGGCCTGTCCTCCTACCCGCACCCGCGGCTGATGCCGAAGTTCTGGGAGTTCCCGACGGTCTCGATGGGCCTGACGGGCATCAACTCGATCTACCAGGCCCGCTTCAACCGCTACCTGCACAACCGCAGCATCAAGGACACCGCCGAGCAGCGCGTCTGGGCCTTCCTCGGCGACGGCGAGATGGGCGAGCCGGAGTCGCTCGGCGCCATCCGCGTGGCCTCGCGCGAGGGCCTGGACAACCTCACCTGGGTGGTCAACTGCAACCTGCAGCAGCTCGACGGCCCCGTCGTCGGCAACGGCAAGATCGTGCAGGAGCTGGAGTCCTACTTCCTGGGGGCCGGCTGGAACGTCATCAAGGTCCTCTGGGGCCGCGACTGGGACCCGCTGCTCGCGGCTGACCGCGACGGCGTCCTGGTGAACAAGATGAACACCACGCCGGACGGGCAGTTCCAGACCTACCTGGTCGAGGACGGCGCCTACATCCGCGGCAACTTCTTCGACGACCCGCGCCTGCAGAAGATGGTCTCGGGGATGAGCGACGAGCAGATCAAGCTGCTCTCCCGCGGCGGCCACGACTACCGCAAGGTCTACGCCGCGTTCAAGGCCGCGCAGGACCACGTGGGCCAGCCGACGGTGATCCTCGCCCAGACGGTCAAGGGCTGGACGATCGACGCCCTGGAGGGCAAGAACGCCACCCACCAGATGAAGAAGCTGACGACGAAGGACCTCAAGGCCTTCCGGGACCGGCTGTACCTCGACATCCCCGACAGCCAGCTCGAGGACCCGTACAACCCGCCGTACTTCCACCCGGGGGCGGACTCCGACGAGATCACCTACCTGCAGGACCGCCGTCGGGCGCTGGGCGGCTACGTGCCCGAGCGCCGCGCCAAGCCGCTGAGCCTGAAGCTGCCGGGCAACGAGGTCTACGCACCCCTGATGGAGTCGGCCGGGGAGAAGGCCAAGGTCGCGACGACGCAGGCCTTCGTCCGGCTGCTGCGGGACCTGATGCGGGACAAGGAGATCGGCCACCGGATCGTCCCCATCGCCCCGGACGAGTTCCGGACGTTCGGCATGGACTCCATGTTCCCGACGGCCAAGATCTACAACCCGCACGGCCAGACGTATGAGTCGGTGGACCGCAAGCTGCTGCTCTCGTGGAAGGAGAGCACCTCCGGTCAGCTGCTGCACGAGGGCATCTCCGAGGCCGGGGCGATGGGTTCCACCATCGCCGCCGGGTCCGCGCACACCACGCACGGCGAGCCGATGATCCCCTTCTACATCTTCTACTCGATGTTCGGCTTCCAGCGGACCGGTGACTCGATCTGGGCGATGGCCGACCAGATGGCCCGCGGCTTCCTGCTGGGCGCGACCGCCGGGCGGACCACGCTGACCGGTGAGGGCCTGCAGCACGCGGACGGGCACTCGCCGCTGCTGGCCAGCACCAACCCCGCGGTCGTGCACTACGACCCGGCGTTCGCCTACGAGGTGGGGCACATCGTCCAGGACGGCCTGCGCCGGATGTACGGGCACGAGGACGACGCCCACCCCGAGGGCGAGAACCTCATCTACTACATCACCGTCTACAACGAGCCGGTCCCCCAGCCCGGGGCACCGGCGGACCTCGACGTCGAAGGCCTGCTCAAGGGCATCTACAAGCACGCCGACGCGACGCTCGAGGGTGACCACCCGCGGGCCCAGCTGCTGGCGTCGGGCGTGGCCATGCCGGCCGCGGTGAAGGCCCAGCAGATGCTGGCCGACGAGTGGGGCGTCGCCGCCGACATCTGGTCGGTGACGTCGTGGAACGAGCTGCGGCGTGACGGTCTCGAGTCGGAGGAGTGGAACCTCAACCACCCCGACGAGGAGCGCCGCTACCCGTACGTGACCCGGACGCTGCACGGCGCGGCCGGGCCGGTCGTCGCGGTCAGCGACTACATGCGGGCGGTCCAGGACCAGATCCGGCCCTGGGTGCACCAGCCGTGGTGCTCGCTGGGCACCGACGGGTTCGGCTTCGCCGACACCCGGGCCGCCGCCCGCCGCTTCTTCCAGGTCGACGCCGAGTCGATCGTCGTCGCCACGCTGGAGACGCTGGCCCGCGAGGGCCAGTACGACCCCGCCGCGGCGAAGAAGGCCTACGACGCCTACTCGCTGGGCGACCCCACCGCCGTCGCGCACGTCGCCCAGGAGGGGGCCGGCGCCTGA
- a CDS encoding inositol monophosphatase family protein, with protein sequence MDDFSLAADLVREAGTLAARMLGEGLETRYKTSVSDVVSAADHAAEDLVVRRLAEARPDDGLIGEEGHARPGARTWYVDPVDGTYNFLSGIPYWCSAVGLVDDEGPVAGAVYYPARDELWLGGRDHPTTLNGVPVERLTDRPLEAISVATYFHPRHTQDPARAASWQAATNASAAVRMLGSASVDLSGVASGRLGLFLQGNLSPWDWYPGAALVLGAGGVTDEVALPGITWQVAGNRQAVADASAALRGAGAPRHEP encoded by the coding sequence CCGGATGCTCGGGGAGGGCCTCGAGACCCGGTACAAGACGTCGGTCTCCGACGTCGTCTCCGCAGCCGACCACGCCGCCGAGGACCTGGTGGTCCGCCGGCTGGCCGAGGCGCGTCCCGACGACGGCCTGATCGGCGAGGAGGGCCATGCCCGTCCGGGCGCCCGGACCTGGTACGTCGACCCGGTCGACGGCACCTACAACTTCCTGTCCGGCATCCCCTACTGGTGCTCCGCGGTCGGCCTGGTCGACGACGAGGGCCCCGTGGCCGGGGCCGTGTACTACCCGGCGCGCGACGAGCTGTGGCTCGGCGGCCGCGACCACCCGACGACGCTCAACGGGGTCCCCGTCGAGCGGCTGACCGACCGGCCGCTCGAGGCGATCTCGGTCGCCACCTACTTCCACCCCCGGCACACGCAGGACCCCGCCCGCGCCGCGTCCTGGCAGGCGGCCACGAACGCCTCGGCCGCGGTCCGGATGCTCGGCTCCGCCTCCGTCGACCTCTCCGGGGTGGCCAGCGGCCGGCTCGGGCTGTTCCTGCAGGGGAACCTCAGCCCGTGGGACTGGTACCCCGGTGCCGCCCTGGTGCTCGGCGCCGGCGGCGTCACCGACGAGGTCGCCTTGCCGGGCATCACCTGGCAGGTGGCGGGCAACCGGCAGGCCGTCGCCGACGCCAGCGCCGCCCTGCGCGGCGCCGGCGCTCCCCGTCACGAGCCGTGA